A genomic region of Arachis hypogaea cultivar Tifrunner chromosome 5, arahy.Tifrunner.gnm2.J5K5, whole genome shotgun sequence contains the following coding sequences:
- the LOC112800135 gene encoding uncharacterized protein yields the protein MGKGNPQRGSTGDELHTAARSGDLVAVQMILTSNPLAVNSRDKHSRTPLHLAAFAGHSEIVSYLCKNKADVGASAMDDMAAIHFAAQKGHLEVVKALVAAGASIKACTRKGMNSLHYAAQGSHLELVRYLAKKGASLTAKTRAGKTPLDLANNEEVRSFLEEFERSAKNRASSNKDKAEQSDPKASTLESEDNSSAKQPAVAVDEENSDREKTETNEDDENSDREKRKANEEDAREDSSQSKRAKVKLSHLQSSDDIQEEEEEDM from the exons ATGGGTAAAGGCAACCCACAGAGAGGAAGCACCGGCGACGAGCTTCATACGGCGGCAAGGTCCGGTGATCTCGTCGCTGTTCAGATGATTTTGACTTCAAACCCTTTGGCTGTTAATTCCAGAGACAAGCATTCCAGAACACC ACTTCATTTAGCAGCATTTGCTGGACATTCAGAGATAGTAAGTTATCTGTGCAAGAATAAGGCTGATGTTGGTGCTTCTGCTATGGATGACATGGCTGCAATACACTTTGCTGCTCAGAAGGGGCATTTGGAAGTTGTTAAGGCTCTAGTTGCAGCTGGTGCATCCATCAAGGCTTGTACTCGCAAAGGCATGAATTCATTACACTACGCAGCTCAAGGTTCCCATCTGGAGCTTGTTAGGTACTTGGCCAAGAAAGGGGCGAGTCTTACTGCCAAGACAAGGGCGGGAAAGACCCCTTTGGATCTTGCTAACAATGAAGAAGTCCGCTCGTTTCTGGAGGAATTCGAAAGATCAGCCAAGAACAGAGCATCTAGCAACAAAGATAAAGCTGAACAGTCTGATCCAAAAGCATCCACGTTGGAATCAGAAGATAATTCAAGTGCCAAACAGCCTGCAGTGGCTGTTGATGAAGAAAACAGTGACAGAGAGAAGACAGAGACTAATGAGGATGACGAAAATAGTGATAGAGAGAAGAGGAAGGCTAACGAAGAGGATGCAAGAGAAGACTCATCACAATCAAAGAGGGCAAAAGTTAAGTTGAGCCATCTCCAAAGTTCAGATgatatccaagaagaagaagaagaagacatgtAG
- the LOC112800133 gene encoding ATP-dependent Clp protease proteolytic subunit 4, chloroplastic-like, with protein MDLLSLSASNPSTSSLSLSRSPFRTLFPKPPISSFNPKTHFPQSSTTVTPLRCHLTAASPAPSKAANFGSQTRKPGITFQLSSPQTPATALRGAESDVMGLLLRERIVFLGSSIDDFVADAVMSQLLLLDAQDPTKDIRLFINSPGGSLSATMAIYDAVQLVRADVSTVALGIAASTASIILGGGTKGKRLAMPNTRIMIHQPLGGASGQAIDVEIQAKEVMHNKNNVTRIISSFTGRSFEQVQKDIDRDRYMSPIEAVEYGIIDGVIDRDRIIPLMPVPERVKSTLNYEEISKDPKKFLNPDIPDDEIY; from the exons ATGGATTTGCTCTCACTTTCAGCTTCTAACCCTTCAACTTCTTCTCTCTCGCTCTCTCGTTCTCCCTTCCGTACCCTCTTTCCAAAGCCACCCATTTCTTCGTTTAACCCCAAAACCCATTTTCCCCAATCTTCAACCACCGTAACCCCACTCCGTTGCCACCTCACCGCCGCTTCCCCTGCACCGTCCAAAGCTGCAAACTTTGGGTCCCAAACGCGAAAACCTGGTATCACTTTTCAGCTCTCGTCGCCCCAAACGCCGGCCACGGCCTTGAGAGGTGCCGAGAGCGACGTGATGGGTCTGTTGTTGAGAGAGAGGATCGTGTTCTTGGGCAGCAGCATCGATGACTTCGTTGCTGACGCCGTTATGAGTCAGTTGTTGCTGTTGGATGCTCAGGACCCAACCAAAGATATTAGGCTCTTCATCAATTCCCCTGGTGGTTCTCTCAG TGCTACGATGGCTATCTATGATGCCGTACAGCTTGTGAGGGCTGATGTTTCCACAGTTGCACTCGGAATCGCAGCATCAACTGCGTCCATCATCCTCGGTGGCGGCACCAAAGGCAAGCGCCTTGCTATGCCAAACACACGAATTATGATTCATCAGCCTCTTGGAGGTGCCAGCGGACAAGCTATAGATGTAGAGATTCAGGCAAAAGAAGTTATGCACAACAAGAACAACGTCACAAGAATTATTTCAAGCTTCACCGGTCGCTCATTCGAACAAGTCCAGAAAGACATTGATAGGGATAGGTACATGTCTCCAATTGAAGCAGTTGAGTATGGAATCATTGATGGTGTAATAGATAGAGATAGAATTATTCCTCTGATGCCAGTTCCAGAAAGGGTGAAATCAACACTGAATTATGAAGAAATAAGTAAAGACCCTAAGAAATTCCTGAACCCAGACATCCCTGATGATGAGATATACTAA